In a single window of the Mucilaginibacter defluvii genome:
- a CDS encoding glycoside hydrolase family 5 protein yields the protein MKKLYIILSSLILSACVYTLFAENSGGKNSFNIIDKPIVKAPPGTPVAIHGQLHVSGRYLKNQQGDNAMLRGQSYGWSNFWPQFWNADVVNWMTTDFKVDVLRAAMGVEFSGGYVKGNRAAQVKLVKTVVDAAIKNGIYVIIDFHAHDIHTTEAKEFFTEMAKTYAGYPNIIYELYNEPDHETWDDVKAYSIEIIKTIRKYDAHNVILVGNPKWDQSIKTVAKSPITGFNNIMYTVHFYAASHGKWLRDDCTYALNKGIPIFVSECNGTEATGSGRIDYKEWQAWFTYLEKNQISWINWSISDKRNELCSIIQPGASAKGGWPVSQLTETGAYIRERLREYSTR from the coding sequence ATGAAAAAATTATATATCATCCTATCGTCTTTAATTTTATCCGCTTGCGTTTATACGCTTTTCGCAGAAAATTCAGGCGGCAAGAATTCTTTTAATATTATTGATAAACCAATTGTTAAAGCACCACCGGGTACTCCTGTAGCCATTCATGGCCAACTACATGTAAGCGGGCGATACCTTAAAAACCAGCAAGGCGATAATGCTATGCTAAGGGGACAAAGCTATGGCTGGAGTAATTTTTGGCCACAGTTTTGGAACGCGGATGTGGTTAACTGGATGACTACCGATTTTAAGGTAGATGTACTGAGGGCCGCCATGGGCGTTGAGTTTTCAGGTGGATATGTAAAAGGCAACCGCGCTGCCCAGGTTAAACTGGTAAAAACGGTTGTAGATGCAGCCATAAAAAACGGCATTTATGTTATTATTGATTTCCATGCCCATGATATTCATACGACCGAAGCGAAGGAGTTTTTTACTGAAATGGCAAAAACGTATGCCGGGTACCCCAATATAATTTATGAACTGTATAATGAGCCTGACCATGAAACCTGGGATGACGTTAAGGCTTACTCCATAGAAATTATTAAAACGATCAGAAAGTACGATGCCCACAACGTTATTCTGGTGGGTAATCCTAAATGGGATCAAAGTATTAAAACCGTAGCTAAATCGCCTATCACGGGGTTTAACAATATTATGTATACAGTGCATTTTTACGCGGCATCACATGGCAAATGGCTGCGCGATGACTGTACATACGCGCTAAATAAGGGCATTCCGATATTTGTATCCGAATGCAACGGAACCGAAGCTACTGGCAGCGGCCGTATAGACTACAAAGAGTGGCAAGCCTGGTTCACCTATCTGGAAAAGAACCAGATAAGCTGGATAAACTGGTCCATTTCCGATAAGCGTAACGAACTGTGCTCCATCATTCAGCCAGGAGCCTCTGCCAAGGGTGGCTGGCCTGTTTCACAGCTGACAGAAACAGGTGCTTACATACGCGAACGTTTGAGAGAATATAGTACGCGTTAA
- a CDS encoding IS110 family transposase: MMEPHFLGLGSSIMNTSGRSWPRAQTVYFINLRLTRSLLDSITGIASKSAQIILSEAGSDMSRFNTADHLTAWCGLAPGNHESAGKIGYKYKSVSKVY, from the coding sequence ATGATGGAACCACACTTTCTCGGTCTCGGGTCGAGCATAATGAACACAAGCGGGCGGAGTTGGCCAAGAGCGCAAACTGTTTATTTTATTAATCTTCGCCTCACACGAAGCCTTTTAGACAGCATAACTGGTATCGCAAGTAAATCAGCACAGATCATCTTAAGCGAAGCCGGTAGCGACATGAGCCGGTTCAATACTGCAGATCACCTTACCGCATGGTGCGGGCTGGCGCCGGGTAATCATGAAAGTGCAGGCAAAATCGGTTATAAATATAAATCCGTAAGTAAAGTATATTGA
- a CDS encoding YeiH family protein: MSKNLIPEDWAIVLLGFIIIGLSLAGVLLATPEYNWATSADLTSKVLVTGNLLKIGLQFAFVYIIAILGAVLTGKAVANTLKVFPFIYLLTVLALILAGNSTIKDYNLEAVIFSLIIGLLIGNLFKLPQWFKNALTSEFFVKIGLVLLGTTIIFADILKAGSLGLVQALLVVVSVWYFSYWICKRLKIDDELTMMLSSAVSICGVSAAIATSGAIKGDSKKLSLVISLVLITAVPMMVFMPYIAKALDLSQEVTGAWLGGSIDTTGAVVASGSLVGETALKISTIVKFSQNVLLGVAAFAISVYWTYTKHPNAHDKENKPTLAVIWDRFPKFVIGFIAASVLFSFFLSGDAIAPVKLPLKNLQGLWFALAFTSIGLETNFRDLINKESRKPVYAFLVSQGFNVVITLVIAYLLF, encoded by the coding sequence ATGAGTAAAAATTTAATTCCCGAAGATTGGGCCATTGTGCTGTTAGGCTTCATCATCATCGGCCTCTCGCTGGCCGGTGTACTACTTGCAACGCCCGAGTACAACTGGGCAACTTCTGCCGACCTGACATCAAAAGTACTGGTTACCGGTAACCTGCTCAAAATAGGCTTGCAGTTTGCTTTTGTATATATTATAGCCATATTGGGTGCAGTTTTAACCGGAAAGGCTGTTGCTAATACGCTTAAAGTATTTCCATTTATATACCTGTTAACAGTATTGGCGCTTATTTTAGCAGGCAACAGTACCATTAAAGATTATAATCTTGAAGCTGTTATTTTTAGCCTTATAATAGGTTTGCTTATAGGTAACCTGTTTAAGCTGCCGCAATGGTTTAAAAACGCGCTTACATCAGAGTTTTTTGTGAAAATAGGTTTGGTGCTTTTAGGTACTACCATCATTTTTGCGGATATATTGAAGGCCGGTTCGCTTGGACTGGTGCAGGCTTTGCTGGTAGTGGTTTCAGTTTGGTATTTTTCTTACTGGATATGCAAGCGCCTTAAAATTGATGATGAGTTAACCATGATGCTATCAAGTGCGGTATCCATTTGCGGGGTATCGGCAGCTATAGCCACTTCGGGCGCTATTAAAGGCGATTCAAAAAAGCTGTCATTAGTTATATCATTGGTGCTGATAACCGCCGTACCTATGATGGTGTTTATGCCTTACATCGCCAAAGCGTTAGATTTATCTCAGGAAGTTACAGGTGCCTGGCTTGGCGGTAGTATTGATACCACCGGAGCGGTTGTAGCATCAGGTTCGCTGGTAGGCGAAACAGCGCTTAAAATAAGTACCATTGTTAAGTTTTCGCAAAACGTATTGCTGGGTGTTGCCGCCTTCGCTATTTCTGTTTACTGGACATACACCAAGCATCCAAACGCTCATGACAAAGAGAACAAACCAACGCTCGCCGTGATATGGGACCGCTTTCCCAAATTTGTTATCGGCTTTATCGCTGCTTCGGTACTGTTTTCATTTTTCCTATCGGGAGATGCTATAGCGCCGGTTAAGTTGCCCCTTAAAAATTTGCAGGGATTATGGTTTGCGCTGGCCTTTACCAGCATCGGTTTAGAAACGAATTTTCGTGATCTGATAAATAAAGAAAGCCGAAAACCTGTATATGCTTTTTTAGTGTCGCAAGGTTTTAACGTGGTTATTACACTGGTTATAGCTTACTTATTATTTTAA
- a CDS encoding DoxX family protein — MSFFNISNGRSSEWKRYEKAALRFFFIYFIIQAVPLDWKFYRHLFSTDLLHLNFYGLFSLSKYAPQFFGITGFGNWLVAAAIAAMGTVVWQFVQKREPDYDALHYWLRVILRYRLAIGIIAYGLIKLFPLQMPYPSLSNLHTNYGDFFAWKIYFHTIGITQGYETFLGFVEILAGVLLFFRQTTTFGTGIILGFTGNVLAANFAYDAGEQVYSAYLVVIALFLFAYDVPRLYNLLVQQQYTIANKFVPVFRDNNLKKVRIALRAAFVLFVVLLGFSTYANYTSGPYKLPRTPGLKGSYGYYNVKQFKLNGETIPYSVTDPNRWQNVVFEKWATISIKIAKPIKPDSDTGGGYYLNDIDRNFESAGVGGRRYFAYTHDTVAKTIVLKNKNKNHAEETFNLTYTQPNDSTIILKGFNEKKDSVYAELNRITRKYMLFEGRRKPVKL; from the coding sequence ATGAGCTTTTTTAATATATCTAATGGACGTTCTTCCGAGTGGAAGAGATACGAAAAAGCAGCCTTGCGCTTCTTCTTCATCTATTTTATTATACAGGCTGTCCCGCTCGACTGGAAGTTTTACCGCCACCTGTTCAGCACCGATTTGCTGCATCTCAATTTCTATGGGCTGTTCAGCCTGTCGAAATACGCGCCGCAGTTTTTCGGTATAACCGGCTTTGGCAACTGGCTGGTAGCCGCCGCAATAGCAGCGATGGGTACCGTGGTATGGCAATTTGTGCAAAAACGTGAGCCGGACTATGATGCTTTGCACTACTGGTTGCGTGTGATATTACGCTACCGTTTGGCTATCGGCATTATTGCGTATGGGTTAATCAAACTGTTCCCCTTGCAAATGCCTTACCCATCGTTAAGCAACCTGCATACTAATTACGGCGATTTTTTTGCCTGGAAAATTTACTTCCACACCATCGGCATTACGCAGGGTTACGAAACCTTTTTAGGTTTTGTAGAGATACTGGCCGGCGTGCTGCTTTTCTTCAGGCAAACCACAACCTTTGGTACAGGTATTATACTGGGTTTTACCGGTAACGTGCTGGCGGCCAATTTTGCCTATGATGCTGGCGAGCAAGTGTACAGTGCCTACCTGGTGGTTATCGCGTTGTTTTTGTTTGCGTATGATGTACCGCGTTTGTACAATCTGCTGGTGCAGCAGCAATACACCATTGCCAACAAGTTTGTGCCGGTTTTCAGAGATAATAATCTGAAAAAGGTACGTATTGCATTGCGCGCCGCGTTTGTGCTGTTTGTAGTGTTATTGGGTTTTAGTACTTATGCCAACTACACCAGCGGCCCCTACAAATTACCCCGCACACCGGGGCTGAAGGGTAGCTACGGCTACTATAATGTAAAGCAGTTTAAGTTGAATGGCGAAACCATCCCGTACTCCGTTACCGACCCTAACCGTTGGCAAAACGTGGTGTTTGAAAAGTGGGCTACCATCAGCATAAAAATTGCGAAGCCCATTAAACCCGACAGCGATACCGGCGGAGGTTATTATTTGAATGATATCGACCGCAACTTTGAGTCGGCAGGGGTGGGTGGCCGCAGGTATTTTGCTTACACGCATGATACGGTTGCTAAAACCATCGTGCTGAAAAATAAGAACAAAAATCACGCTGAAGAAACATTCAATCTTACTTACACACAGCCAAATGATTCAACCATCATACTAAAAGGGTTTAACGAGAAAAAGGATTCGGTATATGCCGAGCTTAACCGCATTACCCGCAAATATATGTTGTTTGAGGGCCGCCGTAAACCAGTTAAACTATAA
- a CDS encoding RagB/SusD family nutrient uptake outer membrane protein, which yields MKISKYTSIAFMAVALTLSSCNKFLDTKPVSYVSDDVTIFDLASSQSALRGVYRQLASTGYYGETYVTLGYFPSGDVKNLTTGGAANLVTVNFRADDLNFNTAWTAIYYTINRANNVITKVPALVGPGFTQAQNDQIVGEAKFIRALAYFDIARAWGGAQIVLTPTTSIDALPQVKRSTLEQTYDRVEQDLNDAEALLPNTVNRIRATKRTVWALKARLYLYRKNWAKADEYATKLIESTDYQLLKPFSSWFANDVVGTRESIFELAYSAANPSTIRQQMQHSTNGGTYRYAPTDKFVQLLNDPAVSGGRSALIGKVTQAGTTLWFGNLYYRKNSTDPAYVLRIAEQYLIRAEARARLGLIEGATGGLNDLNEVRKRADVEPLTLTTANDLLLAIESERRIELAWEAHRWFDLARTGRAKTVLEAIDPTIKVDAHETVFPIPVTQLQLDKNLEQNTGY from the coding sequence ATGAAAATTTCAAAATATACTTCAATTGCATTTATGGCCGTTGCGTTAACGCTGTCGTCTTGCAATAAATTTCTGGATACAAAACCCGTTAGCTATGTTAGCGATGATGTAACCATTTTCGATTTGGCCTCAAGCCAGTCTGCCCTGCGTGGCGTGTACCGCCAGCTGGCTTCAACCGGATATTACGGAGAAACTTATGTAACGTTGGGTTACTTTCCAAGTGGCGATGTAAAAAACCTAACTACAGGTGGTGCAGCCAACCTGGTTACTGTGAACTTCAGGGCCGATGATTTGAATTTTAACACTGCCTGGACAGCCATCTATTATACCATTAACCGTGCAAATAACGTAATAACCAAGGTGCCTGCATTAGTTGGCCCCGGCTTTACGCAAGCGCAAAATGATCAGATTGTTGGCGAAGCGAAATTCATTCGCGCGCTTGCTTACTTTGACATTGCACGTGCGTGGGGCGGCGCCCAAATTGTGCTGACGCCAACCACTTCAATTGATGCGTTGCCACAAGTAAAACGCAGCACACTTGAACAAACTTACGACCGGGTGGAGCAGGATTTGAACGATGCGGAAGCATTATTGCCAAATACTGTTAATCGCATCCGTGCTACTAAACGTACCGTTTGGGCGCTTAAAGCAAGGCTATATCTGTACCGTAAGAATTGGGCTAAGGCTGATGAATATGCTACGAAACTTATCGAATCAACCGATTATCAGTTATTGAAGCCATTTAGCAGTTGGTTTGCCAATGATGTAGTGGGCACCCGCGAATCGATTTTCGAGCTGGCTTACAGCGCAGCTAACCCAAGCACTATCAGGCAGCAAATGCAGCATTCAACCAACGGTGGTACTTACCGTTACGCGCCTACCGACAAGTTTGTGCAATTGTTGAATGACCCTGCAGTTTCAGGCGGCCGTAGCGCTTTGATTGGCAAAGTAACACAGGCCGGTACCACGCTTTGGTTTGGCAATTTGTACTACCGCAAAAACTCAACTGATCCGGCATATGTGTTGCGCATTGCCGAGCAGTACCTCATCCGTGCAGAAGCTCGCGCACGTTTAGGTTTAATTGAAGGCGCAACAGGCGGTCTTAACGACTTAAACGAGGTGAGGAAACGTGCTGATGTTGAGCCATTAACGCTCACCACTGCCAACGACCTGCTGCTTGCCATTGAAAGCGAACGCCGAATAGAGCTTGCTTGGGAAGCCCATCGCTGGTTTGACCTCGCCCGTACCGGTCGTGCGAAGACTGTGCTTGAGGCAATTGACCCAACAATTAAGGTTGACGCGCACGAAACCGTGTTCCCGATACCGGTAACGCAGCTGCAACTTGACAAAAACCTGGAGCAAAATACCGGCTACTAA
- a CDS encoding TonB-dependent receptor, which translates to MQKMHNAKLPGTGVLLNLALPATAGGSIYRLLLNLRTLFFIVAAALFLPLQLSAQTTPLINSKLTGKVVDAKTKEPLPGATVAIQGTTHSVATDGNGHFNFVTGQKFPYTLVVSFIGYKTQTLIANGETLEVGLEASASQLNDVVVVGYGTQQRRDVVSAVTKIDPSATKNIPEASFDAQLQGKASGVQINSNIGVPGSDLYIRVRGATSINASNSPLYVIDGVFVNNKSLQGIFQDRATSPLADINPADIQSIEILKDASAIAIYGSRGANGVIIVTTKKGNYGQKTKIEFNASEGFANAPGERVWKTTTGPEHALLVNEYSRNMGKPEPFRAKDVIVNGVAGRGLPEEQPTYDRMSYLNRTAALRDYNIAVSGGSERTRFYLGGGYTKQESIWKPMGFERQSLKINLDHKISERVTIGTTNTLSRSYRDQARPANGGNGTLLQASLNIPTYLPIFDEAGQPLRWVNFDNIATLTSTVNLWSTSLHYIGNTFIDIDVAKHLKFRSSFSVDYNNYDENEYWQKNTILGNAGGKGSQSVTALATLINEQTLNYSNKFGDHSLNVLVGNTIQSSTVRNVSATGSNFPSDAYTQISSAAIQTASQYNNASRLASFFGRVGYDYAKKYYVEFTARADGSSKFAKKWGYFPGVGVSWRINEENFLKDVKQISNFKLRASYGSVGNQEGINDFASRGLWSGGYSYPDGVGSNENPGIGPYQLANNNLTWERTTQFSTGIDLGLFNDNLAIEFNYYDKKTTDLLLLRPLAAITGYPSYTSNFAQISNKGFELSINSTNIKTSSFTWRTDFNISKNKNNVDKIAADIPFAGRDLIRIQQGKELYSYWLYKQLRVNPETGDAEFEDVNGDGKITADDRQIVGSVWPKFFGGFTNNFTYKGIDLNIFFTYSFGNKVWNHNRMLGETGGTLDANRVLLASQLDRWTTPGQITDVPRLTDANYSRQENSRFLEDGSYVRLRSVTFGYTFPSHITSKIGIQKLRVFASGTNLLLFTNYSGADPESNIGQDNIQGYDYGVPPQPRAFQFGLNLTL; encoded by the coding sequence ATGCAAAAAATGCACAATGCAAAGCTGCCCGGCACGGGTGTTTTGCTAAACCTTGCGCTGCCTGCTACAGCAGGCGGGAGCATTTATAGGCTGTTATTAAATCTACGAACATTATTTTTTATTGTCGCCGCGGCACTTTTTTTACCGCTGCAATTATCGGCACAAACCACGCCGCTTATTAATTCCAAACTTACTGGTAAGGTGGTTGATGCTAAAACAAAAGAACCGCTTCCGGGCGCTACAGTTGCTATACAGGGTACAACGCATTCGGTTGCTACCGACGGTAACGGGCATTTTAACTTCGTAACTGGTCAAAAATTTCCTTACACGCTGGTTGTTTCATTCATCGGTTATAAAACACAGACGCTGATAGCTAACGGCGAAACGCTTGAAGTGGGCCTTGAAGCATCGGCCAGTCAGTTGAATGATGTGGTGGTAGTTGGTTACGGTACCCAACAGCGCCGTGACGTGGTGAGTGCCGTTACAAAAATCGACCCCTCTGCCACTAAAAACATCCCTGAAGCCAGCTTTGATGCGCAATTGCAAGGCAAAGCTTCAGGTGTTCAAATAAACTCCAACATCGGTGTACCTGGGTCAGACCTTTACATACGCGTCCGTGGCGCGACTTCTATTAATGCGTCAAACAGTCCGCTTTATGTAATTGACGGGGTGTTTGTGAACAATAAATCGCTGCAAGGTATATTTCAGGACAGGGCAACCTCGCCATTGGCTGACATTAACCCGGCTGATATTCAAAGTATTGAGATACTTAAAGATGCTTCAGCCATTGCTATTTACGGTTCGCGCGGTGCAAACGGTGTGATCATCGTCACCACCAAAAAAGGTAACTACGGACAAAAAACCAAGATAGAGTTCAACGCGTCTGAAGGTTTTGCCAACGCGCCGGGCGAAAGGGTTTGGAAAACCACCACCGGTCCCGAGCATGCTTTACTGGTAAATGAATATAGCCGCAACATGGGCAAACCGGAACCTTTCAGAGCGAAGGATGTAATTGTGAACGGTGTTGCCGGTCGTGGCCTGCCCGAAGAGCAACCCACTTACGATCGTATGAGCTACCTCAACCGCACTGCAGCCTTGCGCGACTATAATATCGCGGTAAGCGGCGGGTCAGAACGTACACGCTTTTACCTGGGCGGTGGTTATACCAAGCAGGAATCGATATGGAAACCTATGGGTTTTGAGCGTCAAAGCTTAAAAATTAACCTCGACCATAAGATAAGCGAAAGGGTAACTATTGGTACTACTAATACATTAAGCCGCAGCTATCGTGACCAGGCACGTCCTGCAAACGGAGGTAATGGTACGTTGTTACAAGCATCATTAAATATACCCACTTATTTGCCAATATTTGATGAAGCCGGCCAGCCGCTGCGTTGGGTAAACTTTGATAATATAGCCACGCTTACCAGTACGGTAAATTTGTGGTCAACCAGTTTGCATTACATCGGCAATACATTTATTGATATCGATGTAGCGAAACACCTGAAATTCCGCTCAAGCTTTTCAGTTGATTACAATAATTATGACGAAAACGAATACTGGCAAAAAAATACTATTTTGGGTAATGCCGGTGGTAAGGGCAGCCAAAGTGTTACCGCGCTGGCCACGCTGATAAATGAGCAGACCTTAAACTATAGCAACAAATTTGGCGACCATAGCCTGAATGTGCTGGTAGGGAACACCATACAAAGTTCAACCGTTAGAAATGTTAGCGCTACCGGCTCTAACTTTCCGAGTGATGCGTACACGCAGATATCATCGGCCGCCATACAAACAGCTTCGCAATACAATAATGCCAGCAGATTGGCTTCATTTTTTGGTAGGGTAGGATATGACTACGCTAAGAAATACTACGTGGAGTTTACGGCCCGTGCCGATGGTTCATCAAAATTTGCTAAAAAGTGGGGTTATTTTCCGGGTGTAGGGGTATCATGGCGTATAAATGAAGAGAACTTTTTGAAGGATGTTAAGCAGATAAGCAACTTCAAGTTAAGGGCAAGCTACGGATCGGTAGGTAATCAGGAAGGAATAAATGATTTTGCTTCGCGCGGCTTATGGAGCGGCGGTTACAGTTATCCGGACGGTGTAGGCAGTAACGAAAATCCGGGCATTGGCCCTTATCAATTGGCCAATAATAACTTAACCTGGGAGCGTACCACACAATTCAGCACAGGTATCGATCTGGGCTTGTTTAACGATAACCTGGCTATCGAGTTTAACTATTATGATAAGAAAACTACAGACCTGCTATTATTAAGGCCATTGGCTGCAATAACCGGTTACCCATCATACACAAGCAATTTTGCGCAAATAAGCAATAAAGGTTTTGAATTGTCTATCAATTCAACAAATATTAAAACCAGCAGCTTTACCTGGCGAACCGACTTTAATATATCAAAAAACAAGAATAATGTTGACAAGATCGCAGCCGATATTCCTTTTGCCGGCCGCGATTTGATACGCATACAACAGGGTAAAGAACTTTACTCATACTGGCTTTATAAACAATTGCGCGTAAATCCTGAAACCGGGGACGCTGAATTTGAAGATGTGAACGGCGACGGTAAAATAACTGCCGACGACCGCCAGATAGTAGGCAGCGTATGGCCTAAATTTTTCGGTGGTTTCACTAATAATTTTACTTACAAAGGTATCGATCTGAACATATTTTTTACTTACTCATTTGGAAACAAAGTATGGAACCACAACCGCATGCTGGGCGAAACAGGTGGTACGCTGGATGCCAACCGGGTATTATTGGCTTCGCAGCTTGACAGGTGGACAACTCCCGGCCAAATAACTGATGTGCCAAGGTTAACTGATGCCAATTACTCAAGGCAGGAAAACAGCCGCTTTTTAGAAGACGGCTCATATGTCAGATTGCGCTCTGTAACGTTTGGCTATACTTTTCCATCACATATCACCTCAAAAATCGGGATTCAAAAACTGCGTGTGTTTGCCAGCGGCACCAATTTGCTGCTATTCACCAACTACTCAGGTGCCGATCCCGAATCAAACATCGGCCAGGACAACATCCAGGGGTATGATTATGGTGTGCCGCCGCAGCCGCGCGCGTTCCAGTTCGGTTTAAATCTAACCCTGTAA
- a CDS encoding DUF4385 family protein, which translates to MKQPEIYRVGKSEQGVLICEPYNFWEL; encoded by the coding sequence ATGAAGCAGCCGGAAATTTATCGTGTGGGTAAAAGCGAACAAGGCGTATTGATCTGCGAACCCTATAACTTCTGGGAGTTGTAG